A window of Candidatus Bathyarchaeota archaeon contains these coding sequences:
- a CDS encoding phosphate uptake regulator PhoU, translating into MGELRKVQQTPTGTFFVCLPRDWAKENGLQKGSQVSLEVTADGKLLVDSKYDVEPQPRTAILTVGPYLSREIVGRYLLGYDVIRIEAKDRIDSAVRNLVKSTADSLAGLMIVEETASMISLQCLMQQQPSTSPQKILQRNHGSAARMIRDAVASFVNGDLDLAKNVVERDVENNKFFFLLVRILRTIIQNPRLSEKLELSPIECLDYRLAASLIEGIGDACVQVASNTISLKGVKLSDDLRKLLFELQSACYDASEQALKAFLTKDIASAENVRKLRGKIDQNYSNIERAAKESSVDLMPQILAVVSFLRQIYERSVDMADLVA; encoded by the coding sequence ATGGGCGAATTGCGTAAAGTTCAGCAGACGCCAACAGGCACTTTTTTTGTTTGTTTGCCAAGGGATTGGGCTAAAGAGAACGGTTTACAGAAGGGCAGTCAGGTAAGTTTGGAGGTGACTGCTGATGGTAAGCTGTTGGTTGATTCTAAATATGATGTTGAGCCACAGCCTAGGACGGCTATTTTGACTGTTGGTCCATATTTGAGTCGTGAGATTGTTGGTCGGTATTTGCTTGGTTATGATGTTATTCGTATTGAGGCAAAGGACCGTATTGATTCTGCTGTTAGAAACTTGGTTAAATCGACTGCTGATTCGCTGGCTGGGCTGATGATTGTTGAGGAAACGGCTTCGATGATTTCTTTGCAATGTTTGATGCAGCAACAACCCTCGACTTCTCCGCAGAAGATTTTGCAGCGCAATCATGGCAGTGCGGCGAGAATGATTCGTGATGCTGTTGCTTCTTTTGTTAATGGTGATTTGGATTTAGCTAAGAATGTGGTTGAAAGAGATGTAGAAAATAACAAGTTCTTTTTCTTGTTAGTTAGGATTTTGCGAACGATTATTCAGAATCCACGGTTAAGTGAAAAGCTTGAACTCTCTCCTATTGAATGTTTAGATTACCGCTTGGCGGCAAGTTTAATCGAGGGTATCGGTGACGCATGCGTCCAAGTGGCTTCAAACACCATATCCCTCAAGGGAGTCAAATTATCTGATGACCTTCGCAAGCTATTGTTTGAATTACAATCTGCTTGTTATGATGCAAGTGAGCAAGCACTCAAAGCGTTCCTTACAAAAGATATCGCATCGGCAGAAAATGTGCGCAAGCTGAGAGGAAAAATTGATCAAAACTATTCAAATATCGAGCGCGCCGCAAAAGAATCGTCGGTTGATTTGATGCCGCAGATTTTGGCGGTAGTGTCTTTTTTGAGGCAGATTTATGAGCGAAGCGTAGATATGGCTGATTTGGTTGCGTGA
- a CDS encoding orotate phosphoribosyltransferase, with protein MPTNIDKVAEALYLSGCLKFGTFKIKSGATSPYYIDLARVLSAPEHLCTIADVASEKIKQIMTTDKIDKLASIELKGALIVPSIACRLNLPCIIVRKEDKTYGVTGRIAGADVTNGDNVLFFDDVISEGLSKVEGIKPLQDLGANVKHLLVVVNREHGGKENLEKLGYHVHALAKMSDIANSLYDTKRISKEEAKKVLDYIKSFQNF; from the coding sequence ATGCCAACAAACATTGATAAAGTTGCAGAAGCGCTCTATCTGTCTGGGTGTTTAAAGTTTGGAACCTTCAAAATTAAATCTGGCGCAACAAGTCCTTACTATATTGACCTTGCACGGGTGCTTTCAGCTCCAGAACACTTGTGCACCATTGCTGATGTGGCATCTGAGAAAATTAAGCAAATAATGACTACTGACAAAATAGATAAATTAGCCTCCATCGAGCTCAAAGGAGCCTTAATAGTCCCCAGTATCGCTTGCAGGCTAAATTTGCCCTGCATCATCGTTAGAAAAGAGGACAAAACTTACGGTGTCACAGGCAGAATCGCTGGTGCAGACGTAACCAACGGAGATAACGTGCTCTTTTTCGATGATGTAATAAGTGAAGGCTTGTCAAAGGTGGAGGGCATAAAGCCGCTACAGGACTTAGGTGCTAACGTTAAACATCTATTGGTCGTAGTAAATCGTGAGCACGGCGGCAAGGAAAATCTAGAAAAACTGGGTTACCACGTACATGCCTTGGCCAAAATGTCAGACATCGCTAATTCCCTCTATGATACAAAGCGCATTTCAAAAGAGGAAGCCAAAAAAGTTTTGGATTACATAAAAAGCTTTCAAAACTTCTGA
- a CDS encoding phosphotransferase, which yields MQTQNTVVEALLKAETYPEKTSKVDLIQTHISFVFITDNLVYKVKKAVNFGFLDFSTLEKRRVFCEKELELNRRLCPDIYLEVVPINKAESIKIKGDGETVEYALKMKRLPQERIMTTLIKQNKVTKQIVDEIAHIVSQFHSKAQTNPTINEFGSLKIVKTNWDENFSQTQKYINQTITQEQYCFLQNQINRFMENNQPLFEDRITHNFVRDCHGDLHSGNIFITEKICIFDAIEFNDRFRYSDVASDVAFLAMDLDYQQRPDLATHFIQRYIEYSKDHKLKQLLPFYKCYRAYVRGKVISFKLDDPNITKQEKESAIQEAQAYFKLATDYAKNL from the coding sequence ATGCAAACCCAGAACACCGTGGTCGAAGCGCTGTTAAAAGCTGAAACCTACCCTGAAAAAACTAGCAAGGTCGACCTTATTCAAACTCACATATCCTTCGTCTTCATCACTGACAATTTGGTCTATAAAGTAAAAAAAGCAGTAAATTTTGGCTTTCTAGACTTTTCTACCCTTGAAAAAAGGCGTGTTTTCTGCGAAAAAGAGCTAGAACTCAACAGGCGCCTCTGCCCAGACATCTACCTAGAAGTAGTGCCTATCAACAAAGCGGAAAGCATCAAGATAAAGGGCGACGGTGAAACCGTTGAATACGCACTAAAGATGAAACGCTTACCTCAAGAAAGAATCATGACAACACTCATCAAACAGAACAAGGTCACCAAACAGATAGTTGATGAAATAGCCCATATAGTCTCGCAGTTTCACTCCAAAGCACAAACAAACCCCACAATTAATGAATTCGGTTCCCTGAAAATAGTGAAAACTAACTGGGATGAGAACTTTTCTCAAACCCAAAAATACATCAATCAAACTATCACCCAAGAACAATACTGCTTTCTCCAAAACCAAATCAACCGCTTCATGGAAAACAATCAACCGCTCTTTGAGGACAGAATAACTCATAATTTCGTTCGAGACTGCCATGGCGACCTCCACTCAGGCAACATATTCATAACAGAAAAAATCTGCATATTCGATGCAATAGAATTCAACGACCGCTTCCGGTACTCAGACGTTGCCTCCGACGTTGCTTTCTTGGCAATGGACCTAGACTACCAACAAAGACCCGACCTCGCAACACACTTCATACAAAGATACATCGAATACTCCAAAGACCACAAACTAAAACAACTGTTGCCCTTCTACAAATGCTACCGCGCGTATGTACGTGGTAAAGTCATAAGCTTCAAACTCGACGACCCCAACATAACCAAACAAGAAAAAGAATCAGCTATTCAAGAGGCACAAGCATACTTCAAACTTGCCACCGACTACGCGAAAAACCTCTAA